The window ATTGCCGGAAAAACCATCGGGGAACTGCTGAAAGACGCGCCGCCTCCCGGAGCCTGGCAGACCACCATTCGGACACTGGACAAGCCGCTTGGCTCCACAGGCGCGCTGGCGGTGCTGCGCGGGTCACTGGCGCCCGACGGCGCGGTGATCAAGGCGGCGGCGGCCACCTCCGCGCTGATGAGCCACCGCGGACCCGCCGTCGTGTTTGAGTCCGCCGAAGACGCGCAGCGCATTGACGATCCCGCACTGGCCATCACGCCAGAGCATGTGCTGGTGTTGCGCAACTGCGGTCCCGTGGGCGCGGGGATGCCCGAGGCCGGTTCCCTGCCCATACCGAAATATCTGGCCGCGCGGGGCGTCAAGGACATGGTGCGGGTGTCCGACGCCCGCATGAGCGGCACCGCCTACGGAACCGTGGTGCTGCATTGCTCCCCCGAGGCGGCCGTGGGCGGCGCGCTGGCGCTGGTCCAAAACGGCGACCTCATCGAACTTAATGTCGGGGAACGCCGCATTGACCTGCTTGTGGAACCGGAGACACTCCAGGAACGGAGGCGGCGTTTTACCGCGCCCCCCGCACCCGAACGGGGCTGGCACAAACTGTATGTGGAACATGTGCAACAGGCGCATCTGGGTGCCGACATGGATTTTCTGTAATCGGTGCCTTCCAAAAACACCAGTTCCGCGCAACAGACAGGATTTTCCACAACAATCCCAACCCACCACCGTCATTCCCGTGCACGCGGGAATTCAGTATTATCAAAAATTTACACCGATGTGGGATCCATGGACCCCCGCTTTCGCGGGGATGACGGACGTGAGATTTCTGGTCTGTTCACCATCACGGAAATGACGGGGAGGGGAGTGGCCGGTGGTTCAGCGAAACGGCGCCGCCCGGCGCGGTCACCAGATTTTCCATTCTTCGCGCCATGGCCGGGTGGTCATGGCCGCGGCCTGCCCGTCGCCGAGGATTTCTTCGGATTTCGGGTCCCAGTTGATGGCCCGCCCGGTCTGCGCGGCGATGTTCACCATGTGCGCGATGGTGTCGCAGCGGATCGCCATCTCGACGGGGCACACGGTCTCGGCGCGCGATTTCACGCAGTCAATGAAATTCCGGAGATGCCCCTTGGACTCGTAAACGCGCTCGTCGCCTGGTTTCAGGTCCAGTTTCCAAAGTTCCTGGTTGCTGGCGCAGAACGCGCCGAACTTGAAGTCCCCAATCCACCCCTCGGTGCCGTGGAACACCACGCCGTCGCCGTCCTGCCATTTGCGCGGGTAGTATTCCATGACCACCGGCTTGGCGGTCTGCATGTCCATCATGCGGAGCTTTACGCCGTTCTCATAGTCGCACAGGACATCCCAGCGCTCGAGTGTCCGGAATATCCCCTCCTTGGGCACGCTCCCGGCGCCCTCATAGCGGACCGGGCTGGTGTGGTCGGCCCTGTTGCCCCATTGCGCGATGCCCAGCGGATGAATGGCGCAGCCCGCCACGAAGCCCAGCGAAGTCTCGGGGCAATGGTAGCCCCCCCAGGGCGTGCAGCGGTCCACGGTGTACGGAACCATCGGCGACGGCCCCTGCCACATGTTGAAATCGAGGTCTTCGGGCACGGGGACCTCCTCCGTGGACCCGTATGGCGGCGTGTGGTATTTGTCGGTGTCATTCAGCACGTTCCGGCACCAGACATCAATCCGCTGCAGCTCGCCGATATACCCGTTCCGCACCAGCTCCACCATCTTTGGGTACAGCGACTCGGACCGGTACTGGGTGCCGAACTGGAACACGCGCCCGTTCCCGTTCACCGCCTCCCGCAGCAGTTTGGCCTGTCCCAGGTCGAGGGTCAGCGGCTTCTGGCAGAAAACATCCTTGCCGCTCCGCGCCGCGGAAATCGCCATGGGCGTGTGCCAGTTGTCATGCGCGCCGATGAACACCGCGTCCACGTCCGGAAGCGCGATCACCTCGCGGAAATCGTCGTAGACCCGGCACGTCCCGGCGCCGTAATGCGCGTTCAGCTCCTCCGCCATGGCGGTGCGGCGCGATTTGTAGGCGTCGCAGACGGCCACAATGCGGACATCGTCCCACTGTGTGAGCCAGTTCTTGTGATAATTGCCGATGTTGCCGCAGCCGATCAGCGCCACATTCACGCGGTTTCCGGGCGCGTCCGCGCCAAAAGCGCCGGACGGGACTATCGTTGGAATGCCCATCGCCGCCGAGGCCGCGAGGCCGCGTCTCATGAAACTGCGCCGGCTGATGCTTTTCTCCGACATGGCTGTGTTCCTTCCGCGTTTTCGGAAAATTCCCGGGCACTGATTTGCCGCGTCACATTGTTGATCGGTTTTGGTCTGCCGGGCAAGAAAAGGACAGGTGCGCCGCGCAAGGCTTTTGTCATAAATCCGTCGGGATAAGGTAAACTTGGTTGGGTATCGAGTGACCTCAAAGGGCGGGTTATACCCGCCCATGGCACAGCACTGTCTGGAAAGTAGTCGCCTCAGCATGAAAACACACCCTTTCACCATGTCAGCCGTCCTGCTGGCCATTGTTTTGTCCTCACACTGCGTTGCGGGATGGCCGGACACGCCAGATGCCCAATCCTTGCTGGAGCGGGCGGGATACGGAGTGGGGGAGTATGAGGCGGCGCTTGCCTGGACGGAAACCGCACCCGGCGGGGAGATGGTCCAGGGACTGCATGTCCGGGTGGAGGCGACGGGGGAACGCTTTGACCTCTACTTTGACGCGCAGGGATACCCCCTGGACGACGCCGCGCTGGCGGCGCTGGGAATTCAGCCTAAGAACTGGGCACCCCGGCGGGTAAGCCAGCCGACGGAGATACGTCCGGGTTTCCCGCTGAAAACGAAGGCCGCGCCCCTTTCACCGAAGGCGGCAGGGCTCCTGAATCTGTCCGAATGGGTGTTTCCACCAAAGGACGCCGAGGCACTGGCCCTGGAAGACGCGTTCCTGGAGGCGGACGGCGCGAAGGGCGTGGCGCGCATCGGCGTGGTGGACACGATTTCCCCGCCGGTGGAGGTGTCTTCGGACCACGTCGCCACGGGGGAATGGCGTGTCCTCGCGGACGGTTCGCGGCTGTGGGCCATGAGCCTGCGCTCCCTTGGCGCGGTGGGCCAGCGGGTGAACTTTTCAGTCTTTCCGGAGACGGCGGGCGTGTCCGTGATGGTCTATGCCACCGATGCCCCGGAATCGGGCGGCGGCCCGAGGCCGGTGACGGGTCCGGGCTGGAGCCCCACCTGTTTCGGGGAGGCAATGACCATCGAGTGCCATGTGCAGGCGGGGGTTGACGCGCCGTTCCGGCTGGTGCTCGGAGAACTGCTCTACCTTTACCGGGACCCCCTGGCTGTGGCGGAGAAAGCCGCCGGGACCTGCAACATCGGCATTGCGTGCCGCGCAGACTGGCTGACTGAGGCCATGTCCGTGGGGGGGCTGGCGTTGGTATATTCCGGAGCGTCCCTGTTTTGCACAGGCACCCTGATTGCTGACACGGTGCAGGACACGTCCATCCCCTATCTGCTGACGGCGAATCACTGTGTTGGGACACAGGAAAAGGCGCAAAGCCTCGAAGTGTACTGGCTGTACCAGGCGGAGGTCTGCGATGGGGAGGCACCAAGCCTGTCCAACGTGCCGCGCACCACGGGCGGCGCGGATTATCTCGCGGGGACGGCGAGCACGGCGGGGGGCACCGATGTCACGCTGCTGCGGCTGCGGGAAACACCGCCGGAGGGATTGCCGTTCGTCGGCTGGCTGACGGACCCCGCCCCGGTCGGACGTTCCGTCGCCGTCATCCACCATCCCCGGGGGGACGCCAAGCACATCTCCTTTGGCAGCGTCACCGACAACGGCAGTCTGCAACTGGGCGGGGGCAGGCTGCGGCCCGTGGAGACATTTCACGAGGTCTTGTGGACAACGGGCACCACGGAACCCGGCTCTTCAGGCTGTCCCCTGTTCACCCAGGACACCCGGCAGATTATCGGGCAGTTGTACGGCGGCTATGCCAGTTGCAGTAAGCCCGAGGAGCCGGACTACTTTGGACGGTTTGACGTTTCCTTTCCCATATTGCAACCGTGGCTTGATCCGCAAGTGAACCCGGAAGGTGAGGGGGAAGGGGAAGGCGAAGGCGAGGGCGAGGGCGAGGGCGAGGGCGAAGATGAACCCCCCTGCTGCCGGCGGACCAAAACGGGGGGGGGCTCCTCCCTCTTTGTGACCGCCCTGCTGCTGATGACGCTCTGGACAGCCGCCCTGCCCGGCGGGGGTAAACAGTGACACCCGTTCCCCCGAGAACCGCCCCCTATCGGCGGGTAACAACGGGGTGCGCCCTTCTCTTGGCGGCGGCTTTCTTGTCAGGGCATGCGGGGCATGCCGCCGAGGCGCCGTTGCGGCCGGGCACCGCCGTGAAAGACCGGACACCGGACTACGCCCGCGCGCCGGAAGGGGTCCGATGGGACTTGGCGCCGCGGGTGGCCCTGAGTGAGCCGGATATCACCGCCGCGCTGGCCGAGGACAAGGAACTGGGGGAGGACGGGGAAAAGGGCGCCCTGCGCATCGGGCTGTTTCAGGACATTTATCCGCCCGCAACCACCGCTTCCGGGGGCTGGCAGGACACACCCGCCGGGGAGCGGGTCTGGGCCCTGTGCCTGCACTCGCCCTGCGCGCTGGGAATGCGTGTGGCGTTTGACCGGCTCGCCGTGCCCGCCGGGGGAACCCTCTGGCTGGCGGACGCCGCCGCCCCTGAGCGGCTATACGGTCCAGTCACCCCCGACAAGGCCGGTGACTGGCCGTTGTGGTCGCCCGCCTGTCCGGGCGAGTCGGTGCTGGTGATGTGCGTCCTGCCCGCGGGCGCGGAGGCGTCCGGGCTCGAATTGGCGGTTTCCCGGCTGGCGCATGTGTACCGCGACCCGGTGCGTGAAACCGCCGACAAGGTTGAGCCGGGCTCCTGCAATCTGGACGTGTCCTGCGCGCCGGCCTGGGCGGAGTTCGCCTCCGCCGTGGGCGGCCTGAGCACGGTCACTTCCCACGGGCTGATATTCTGCACCTGCACCCTGCTGAACGAGAACGACCCCTGCGGGGACATTCCCCTTGTGCTTACGGCCAACCACTGCGTGGGCGGCCAGACGGGTGTCCGCGGCGCGTCGTCCGTGGAGTTTTACTGGCTCTACCAGACCGCCTCCTGCGACGGGACCCCGCCGGGCATCAACACCGTGCCCAGGACCAGCGGCGGCGCGGACTATCTGGCGGGAATGGGGGGCACGGGGCGCGTGGGCGGCGGTTCCGATGTGACCCTGCTGCGGATGCGCGCCGCGCCCCCGGCGCAACTGGCGCGGGCGGGCTGGACCACCACGGTGCCCGCCCTGAACACCCCCGTGACCTGCGTGCACCATCCGAGGGGCTCGTACAAGCGCATCAGCCACGGCGCGCTGAAAAACATCGGCACCCCCCATCCGGACTGGTACCACGAGGTGCGCTGGAGTGAGGGAGTCACGGAGCCCGCCTCCTCCGGCTCCGCCCTCGCGCTGACGGCCACGGGGCAGATCATCGGCCAGTTGTGGGGCGGGGACTCTTCCTGCGCCGCACCCGGCGCGCCAGACTATTACGGGCGCTTCGACAAAAGTTACGCGCTTCTGGGGAAATATCTGGAGGCGCCCGCCGCCCTCTTCTCCGAAACGGGCGTGTCCATTTCCGAGGGGGCGGGAACACTGCTCCTTTCGGTGGTCCTGAGCCGCCCCGCCACGGTGGACACCCAAGTTCTTTATGCCACCGGGGTGGGCACGGCTTTGCCGGGCCGTGATTTTGCCCACAGCGCGGGCAGCCTGTTCTTTCCCGCCGGGGAGACGCAGGGCGGCCTGGAAATTGCGCTGTCGGACAATGTGGAACTGGACGGAAACCGCGTGTTTACAGTGCGCCTGACCCAGGAGGAGCCCTGCCTTGGGGTGTCCGCCGGAGGCGCGACAATCACCGTGACCCTGATTGACGATGATGTGGACACGGACGGGGACGGCCTTTCCGACGCGGCGGAGACCGGGGGCCACTACGGCTTCGTCACGGACCCGGCGCGTCCGGACACGGACGGCGACGGGTTAAGTGATTATGAAGAGGTGATGGGAACCCATGGTCATGTCACCGATCCCGCCAACCGGGACACGGACGGGGACGGATACAGTGACTATTGGGAGCTCATGGTTCTCGGGAGGAACCCACTTGACCCGAATGACACCAGAAGGCTGCCGTCTCTTCGGGTTCCGTGGTTTGAAGATATGGACTGAATGGACTGCGTGTCACCCCTTTTGGGCGGGTTTTCCATCGTTGGACACACCGGTGCGCATGCATTTGAGCACATCCCAGTATGCGGGTATAGCCACCGGCGCGGACAAAGTCATCTTCTCCGAGCCATGGCCATGGAGCGCGCCGCAGGCAGTCCCCTCATGCATTCACAAAACGCCAAGGGGACTGGCAACGGTTGCGCAGTTGGCCTGATGTGTTCCCCACCCTGGTTTGCGCAACCGGTGCCTGTACCCCAAAACGGTTCACCCCTTCTGGGCGGGTTTCCCTCCGTTCGGGGTACCGGCGCGCATGCATTTGAGCACATCCCGAACCATGCCGTCGGCCAGTTCATGCTCGGCGATGAAGATTTTTCCCTTCTGGCCCTGCTCAAGGAGGGTGGCCTCCATGCCGCTTGCGGCCCGCGCCATGATGGTGATGTCCGGGTTGAGCGTGATGGCGATGTCCACCATCTGCCGCGCCTTCATGGCGTCCCGCACGGTGATGACGAGCACCGCCGCCCGCGCCACATGGGCCTGGGCAAGCGCCATGGCCGTTGACGCGTCGCCCGACACGGCGGGGATGCCGCGCCCCCGCAGCTCCTCCACGAGCTCCCGCGTCTGCTCGGCGACGACAAAGGGGATGCCCCGCGCGGCGAGGGCGTCGCACACACGCCTGCCCACCCTGCCATAGCCGACAACCACCACCTGTTTCGATATGTACTTCTCCTCCGTGCTCAGGGGAAGGGTGGCCAGGGGGTCCACGGGCAGGTTGACCACGCGCGCGACGGGCGCGGGCGAGAGAATGGTCTCAATGGCGCCGCGCACGGTGGGGCCTTTCCCCAGAAGGAGCAGGGTGTCATGCGGCCTGAGGCGGGTCTGCCCCCGGGGCACGAGGAAATCGTTCCCGCGCCCGATGAGCAGGATGATGACGTCGTCGGGGATGTCCAGGTCGGCGATGGCCATGCCCACGACGGGCATGTCCGGCAGAATCTCGACCTCCTGCGTCTCGCCCTGCATCTGCCCGAAACGCTCTATCTCCAGGGAATAGGCCGGGCGGGGGGCAAGGGGCTCGTCCACGCCAAGGCACCGGGCCACGGGCATGAGCAGGGTTCCCTGGAGCAGCACGGAGGTGACCACGGTGAAAAACACCATGTTGAAGACCATGTCGGAGCCCTCGAACCCCGCCATGAGCGGGAAGGTGGCGAGGACAATCGGGACGGCGCCGCGCAGGCCGGTCCAGGAGATCATGGCGCGCTCGCGCATGGAGAAGGCGCTCCCCCAAAGCCCGAAGGCCACGGCGACGGGGCGGGCCACCGCCATGAGAAACGCCGCGAAAAGCAGGGCCTTGACGGCCACGCCGGGCAAATGGGACGGGTTGACCAGGAGCCCGAGGGCAAGGAATATGAAAATCTGCATGAGCCAGGCAAGCCCGTCGTGGAATTTCGTCACGGTGCGCTTGTAGGCGAAATCCGAGCGGTTCATCATGATGCCGCAGAGGTAGACCGCCAGGAACCCGTTCCCCTTCACGAGCTCCGCGGTGCCAAAGGTGACCAGCACGAGGCTCATGCCAAAGACGGGGTAGAGCCCGATGTTGTCGAGGCGTATGCGGTTGAAGAGCCAGCCCGCGCCCGCGCCGATGAGCAGCCCCACCGCGGCGCCAAAGGACATGTTCACCAGGAAGGCGACCAAAAGGCCCGACCACGCGAAATCGGGCACGGACACTATCTGGGTCATGCCGAGGGTGAGAAAGATGGCCATGGGGTCGTTGCTGCCCGACTCGAGCTCGAGGAGGGGGCGGAGGTTTCCCCTGAGGGCGACGCCGCGGCTGCGCAGGATGGAGAAGACGGCGGCCGCGTCGGTGGAGGAGATGATCGCGCCGAGGAGCATGCCCACGGGCAGGGGGAAGCCGAGGGCGGCCCAGGCAAAGAGCCCGACCAGGGCGGCCGTGGCCACCACCCCCAGGCTCGACAGCACCGCGCCGCGCGCAAGGACGGGGCGCATGGCGCGCCAGTTGGTGTCGAGCCCGCCCGAGAAGAGGATGAAGGCGAGGGCGACGGTGCCGACCATGTTCGCCGCCCATGCGTTGTCGAAATCAATGCCGCCGGGGCCGTCCGTGCCCGCCAGCATGCCGATTCCCAGAAAGAAAATAAGCGCGGGCACGCCGTATTTGTCGGACATTTTGCTGGCGACGACGCTCAGCATCATGAGCACCCCGGCGGTGAGCAGTATGAGTGAGGGCGTGGTCATGGCGTTTCGTTCTCCTTCGGTTGCGGCCCCATCACAAAACGCAGCATGCCGCCGCCCGCCACCTCGTCGTGGGTGAACCAGGTGCGGTCCAGGGGCGTGTCATTCAGGAACACCTTTTGGACATACATGTTTTTTGGGCCGTTGTTTTCGGCGACGACCGTGAGCAGGGGGCCGTTCATGTCCACCACGGCCCTGTCGAAGAGCGGCGCGCCCAGCTCGTAGCGGGTGGTGCCCGCAATGGGGTAGAAGCCCAGGGAACTGAGGATATACCACGCCGAGAGGGTGCCGCCGTCGTCGTTGCCGTCGAGGCCGATGTGGTTGTCCGCGTGCTTGGTCTCGAGAATCCAGCGGACCCATTTCTGGGTGAGGTCGGGGCGGCCGGCGCCGTTGAAGAGGTAGGCGGCGTTCAGGTGGTGCTCGTTGCCCTGCCAGTAGTGGCTGCCGGGGTGCCACGGCGCGAGGGACTTCCTGGACTTGGCCATGAAGTTTTCCAGCTCTTCGAGGAAATACCCGCGGCTCTTGAAGAGGGCGATGAGGCCGTCATGGTCATGGGGCACGCACCAGCGCCACTGCATCGGGCTCCCCTCGACATAGTCTTTCGTGTACTTCTGTTTCACGTCGGTGTAACTCAGCGCGAGGGGGCGGAACTCGCCGGGGAAATTCCCCGCCGTGTCGCGCGGCTGGAAGAACTGCGTGGCCGGGTTCCACGTGTTTTTGTAAAACTGCCCCCGCCCCGCAAACTCGGCGGCGTCCGCGTCGTGGCCCAGGGCCGCCGCAAACAGGGACAGGGCATGGTCCTCCCAGGCGTACTCCAGCGTGGCCGAAACGGCGTCGTGCATTTTATCCGTTGGGCAGTACCCGTATTGTAGGTATTCTTTCAGGCCGTGGCGGCCCGCAAAACGGCTTCCCTCCGGCGGGCCTGTGGTGACGGTCCGGCGGAGGATTTGGTAGGCTTTTTCACCGTCAAAGTCCCGGATGCCCTTAAGCCAGGCCTCGCTCACGGCCACATCGGCGGGGGTGCCGAACATGCAGTTGGTGTATCCCGCGCCCGAGGGCCATCGGGGGAAGGCGCCGCCCGCCTTCGCCATCTCCAGCAGGGACCGCATGAATTCGCCCTGCTCGCGCCGCGCGGCCAGATTGTACAGGGGGTGCGTGGTGCGGAAGGTGTCCCACAGGGAGAAGTCCGTGTAATAGGTGAAGCCCTCCGCGCGGTGGACCTGGCGGTCAAAGCCCTCGTACTCGCCGTTCACGTCGGAAAAGGTGGTGGGCATCATGGCGGTGCGGTAGAGCGCGGTGTAAAAAATCCGCCGCTGCGTCTCCGTTCCGCCCTCGATCCGGATGCGGGACAGGTAGTCCTCCCAGGCTTTCTTCGTCTCCTCCAGGATGTCCTGGAAGGACTTGGCGGGGGGCGCCTCGGCGTCCAGGTTCTTGCGCGCGTTGGCGATGCTTACATAGGAGAGGGCCACACGCAGTTCCACCGGGGATTTCCCGGAGTCAAAGCCCAGTTCCACGGCGAGGTCGTTCCCCGCCGACTCGGTCGCACCGGGGGAGAATGCGCCGTTCTTGGAAATCCCATGGCTGGAGAAGGGTTGTGCGGCCCTGGCCGCAAAATACACGTCCAGACCGCCGTAACGCCCCGAGAAACTGCCGTAAACGCGGCAGGAGCCCTCGATTTCGCCCGACGCCGGCAGGATGCGGACCACGCCGTTTTCACAGCGCTTGTCCCCGAGCGTGCTGGTGGCGTCCAGGATGAGTCTCGGACGTTCCCCCTCAGCGAAGGTGTAGCGGTGGACGCCCACGCGGGGTGTCGCGGTCATTTCGGCCAGCACCTTCTCGCTGGAAAGACGCACGGCGTAATAGCCGGGAAAGGCTTTCTCGTAGGTGTGGGAAAACTTGGCGGTCCGCCCCTTCGGGCGGGTCTTTTCAATGCGGGACTCCACGGTGGGGAAGACCCGGAACACGCCGCCCTCCTGCGCGTCCGCGCCAACCAGGCGGGTGTGGCTGAACCCGGCGGTCTGGTTGTCCCCGTAATAATAGCCGGAGCGGTTGGTGCCCCGCCGTTTGAACAGGTAAGACTGGGTGTCCGGGGCGAGGCGCACCATGCCGAACGGGGCGGTGGCGGCAGGGGTGTTGTGCGCGCACAGCCACCACACCCCGCCGGTGCCGCTGAAGGGGTTCACCATCGCGCCGAGGGGTCCGGGAAAGGACGCCGTGACAAGGGCGCCGGGTGTCTGGGCGACAATGCTCTTGTGGTAGGCCCACACCCCGAAAATCAGGAGGGCAATGGAAAGAACGACGGCCAGCACGGCCATGGCCGCCCATTTGAGAAGACGCTTAATCAGCCACATCTGAGATGTCCGTCCGTGGTTTGGGGTTGCGCGCGACAATGGCGCGATTATAGCGGCGGACGGGCGGCGGGCGCGAACCGGGGGGTGGCACGGGCGGACGGCGCCGGCAAAGGCCTGTGACTGCCTCGGGCTATTTCTTTTCGGGAATCTTGAGCTCGACCTCAAGGGTCTCGTTCATGTTGGTGTGGAAATTCACCACGTTGACCGTGACGGACTCCGCTCCTTTGGGCGCCTTGAGCATGACGGCGCTCCGCGCGGGGATTTTCGTGGCGCCCCAGCCCGCGGAGGGGGAGGCAACCTTCAGGACAATGTCGGACTTGTTGGCGACATGGAAGATGCGGTTGCCGTCGCGGTCCATGACGTGCTGCGGGCTGACCGTGACGACGGCCATGAAGAGCGCCTCAAGTATCTCCTTTTTGCCGGCGACATGCTCGCCAAACCATCCGGCGGTGCGTCCCGCAAACAGGGCGGCCTTGATGGCGTCCAGCGAGCGGTCCTCCGCGAAAACGAGGGTCATGGGCCGCTGCCCGGCCACCGTGTCGTACTGCTGCATCACGATGCCGTGCATGTCGGAGTTGGCCATGACGGCGAGGTTCTTCTCGATGCACCAGCCGAGCACCTTCGGGTACCACTCGCTGCTGTTGAACACCTCGATGCCGTGCATCCAGCCGTTCGTGAAGACCTTCTCGGCCACGGGCAGCCAGCGGGTCTCGTCGGGCTGCTGCGCCTTCCAGCCGGGGTGGTTGTACTGGATGAACGCGCCCTGGTTCACGGCCTCCTCGACGGCGTCGAAAAAGTTCTCCTTCTCCAGCGCGGAGGAGTTTTTCACAAAGAGCGCGTTGTAATGCCCGTGCTCGGCGTCCCGGGTTATTTCCGAGGCCTTGACCAGCAGGATGTCGTGCTGGACGGCGGCCGGCAGGGCCACCTTGTAGGCGGCGTCATCGTCCGCCACGATGAACTCCTTGCTGGGGTGTTTTTCGATGTGGTCCGTGATGGCAACGGCGTCCAGGCCGTCCATCCAGGCCTCCAGTATCCGGGCCTCGGGCCAGACCACGCCGTCCGAGAAGACGGTGTGCATGTGAAAGTCGCACTTGAGCGTCTTCATCCCCATGATGTCCGGAACTATGATTTGTTTGCGCACCCGCTGCCGGTTCAGTTCGGGCAGTTGCGTGTTGTCAATGTCCAGCGCAAAAACGGAAAGGGAACAGAGCGCGGCTGCAATGATGAGAACGGCATTCTTAAACATGGCAATCTCCTGTTTTGTCTTGCTCCCCCCCAACACAGACAAAAGGGTGCCCAACGCCTGTTCAGGGGTGATTAGAATGGCGTGGACTTTTTCCCCGCCACCGGACACACCCCTTCTTATAGTGGATTTGCGAATGCCACCGCAACTGCGATGAATCCTGAAGCGGCACGTCCCGCCCCGCCGCCCCGTCCATCCCTTCCGTGTTCGTCCGTGCCTGTCCGTGCCCCGCCGCCCCGCCGCCCCGCCGCCCCGCCGCCCCGCTGCCCCGCCGCCCCGCTGCCCCGTCCATCCCGTCCGTGTCTGTCCGTGTCCGTCCGTGTCCCCCCCCCAAACCTGCACACCCCACTCAAAAACAACGGGGCGCGGGTTTTGGCCCGCGCCCCGCATGAACGGCTGTTGTTCCTCAGAATGCCGCCGCAATCAGCCCGTAGGTGTCGGCCCAGGGGCCGTTGGCGGGGAAGCGGCCCAGTTTCTCGTAGCGGATGAACTCCACATGGCCGTCGAGGTACAGGGTGTTCGCGCCGCCGGGGACATGGTTGAACGCCGCGGCCTGTCCGGGCGTGCTGCTGACGCTGTCCCAGTAAATCGGCACCTCCGACTGGGCCTTCGAGCTCGCGCCGGGGTTGTTGATGTCGGTGATGAGGAAGCGCTCCACACCCTCGCGCAGGCGGTAGAGGGTCTTGCCGCCGCCGTTGCCGGAGGTGGCCACGCCGAAGACGATGCTGGCCATGGAACTTGCCGTCACGTCAATGTCGCTGTCCAGCAGTCTGCGTATGGCGTTGCCGTTGTTTGTGACGGCCCTGCCAAAGGCGCCCCCCTGAAACAGCGGAATGGCCGCCGCCATAATCTGTGACGAGCCCTTCGCGCCCGGGGCCACGGTGACCCCCGCCACGGCCGCCACGGGGGCCAAATCGGTCAGGTCGAAATTGGCGTTCACCCGGTCCAGCACCCAGCCAAAATACTGGTAGTGGTCCGAGGGGTTGTCCGCCTGGCCCTTGTAGGGACTGGTGCAAATGAGGCCCTGGGCGTCCTTGATTACGGCCAAGGCGTCCACGGCGGGGCCCGCATCGGGCGCCGAGGGGCACACCAGCACCTGCCAGTCGCTCAGATACTCCGGATATATGGCCGTGACCAGCGGGGCCAGCTCCGGCTCGTCCTGGCCGTCGCAGTTCGCGGGGAGGCCGCCCGATCCGTCCGTGTAATACACCGAGATGCCCTGCATGGGCGGGAACATCCCCTTCGCCTCGTTGCTGTACATCTTCAGCACGACGCCCATCTGCTTGAGGTTGTTCTGGCAGCTCGAACGCCGCGCCGCTTCGCGCGCCCGCGCCAGCGCTGGCAGCAGAATGGCCGCCAGGATGCCGATGATCGCAATGACCACCAGCAGTTCGATGAGTGTGAATCCGTTTTTCTTGCGCATAGCTTCTTTCCTCCTTTGGGGGTGTAATGACACAGTGCCGAAATTCTTTCACTTCTTTGTTCAGTACATACGATAATACTGTTAAATTCCTGTCAGGTCAACATAATTTTTTCGCTGTATTCTCCATTTTGCGGTTCGAAACGGCCTCTCCGAAAAAAACTTGTCATGGTCTGCCCCAAAAAAGTGTGTGCCGAGTTGAACTGTTCCCCGCCATGTCT is drawn from Candidatus Hydrogenedentota bacterium and contains these coding sequences:
- a CDS encoding potassium/proton antiporter — encoded protein: MTTPSLILLTAGVLMMLSVVASKMSDKYGVPALIFFLGIGMLAGTDGPGGIDFDNAWAANMVGTVALAFILFSGGLDTNWRAMRPVLARGAVLSSLGVVATAALVGLFAWAALGFPLPVGMLLGAIISSTDAAAVFSILRSRGVALRGNLRPLLELESGSNDPMAIFLTLGMTQIVSVPDFAWSGLLVAFLVNMSFGAAVGLLIGAGAGWLFNRIRLDNIGLYPVFGMSLVLVTFGTAELVKGNGFLAVYLCGIMMNRSDFAYKRTVTKFHDGLAWLMQIFIFLALGLLVNPSHLPGVAVKALLFAAFLMAVARPVAVAFGLWGSAFSMRERAMISWTGLRGAVPIVLATFPLMAGFEGSDMVFNMVFFTVVTSVLLQGTLLMPVARCLGVDEPLAPRPAYSLEIERFGQMQGETQEVEILPDMPVVGMAIADLDIPDDVIILLIGRGNDFLVPRGQTRLRPHDTLLLLGKGPTVRGAIETILSPAPVARVVNLPVDPLATLPLSTEEKYISKQVVVVGYGRVGRRVCDALAARGIPFVVAEQTRELVEELRGRGIPAVSGDASTAMALAQAHVARAAVLVITVRDAMKARQMVDIAITLNPDITIMARAASGMEATLLEQGQKGKIFIAEHELADGMVRDVLKCMRAGTPNGGKPAQKG
- a CDS encoding glycoside hydrolase family 92 protein translates to MWLIKRLLKWAAMAVLAVVLSIALLIFGVWAYHKSIVAQTPGALVTASFPGPLGAMVNPFSGTGGVWWLCAHNTPAATAPFGMVRLAPDTQSYLFKRRGTNRSGYYYGDNQTAGFSHTRLVGADAQEGGVFRVFPTVESRIEKTRPKGRTAKFSHTYEKAFPGYYAVRLSSEKVLAEMTATPRVGVHRYTFAEGERPRLILDATSTLGDKRCENGVVRILPASGEIEGSCRVYGSFSGRYGGLDVYFAARAAQPFSSHGISKNGAFSPGATESAGNDLAVELGFDSGKSPVELRVALSYVSIANARKNLDAEAPPAKSFQDILEETKKAWEDYLSRIRIEGGTETQRRIFYTALYRTAMMPTTFSDVNGEYEGFDRQVHRAEGFTYYTDFSLWDTFRTTHPLYNLAARREQGEFMRSLLEMAKAGGAFPRWPSGAGYTNCMFGTPADVAVSEAWLKGIRDFDGEKAYQILRRTVTTGPPEGSRFAGRHGLKEYLQYGYCPTDKMHDAVSATLEYAWEDHALSLFAAALGHDADAAEFAGRGQFYKNTWNPATQFFQPRDTAGNFPGEFRPLALSYTDVKQKYTKDYVEGSPMQWRWCVPHDHDGLIALFKSRGYFLEELENFMAKSRKSLAPWHPGSHYWQGNEHHLNAAYLFNGAGRPDLTQKWVRWILETKHADNHIGLDGNDDGGTLSAWYILSSLGFYPIAGTTRYELGAPLFDRAVVDMNGPLLTVVAENNGPKNMYVQKVFLNDTPLDRTWFTHDEVAGGGMLRFVMGPQPKENETP
- a CDS encoding prepilin-type N-terminal cleavage/methylation domain-containing protein, which codes for MRKKNGFTLIELLVVIAIIGILAAILLPALARAREAARRSSCQNNLKQMGVVLKMYSNEAKGMFPPMQGISVYYTDGSGGLPANCDGQDEPELAPLVTAIYPEYLSDWQVLVCPSAPDAGPAVDALAVIKDAQGLICTSPYKGQADNPSDHYQYFGWVLDRVNANFDLTDLAPVAAVAGVTVAPGAKGSSQIMAAAIPLFQGGAFGRAVTNNGNAIRRLLDSDIDVTASSMASIVFGVATSGNGGGKTLYRLREGVERFLITDINNPGASSKAQSEVPIYWDSVSSTPGQAAAFNHVPGGANTLYLDGHVEFIRYEKLGRFPANGPWADTYGLIAAAF